CTGTCTCTTAACTTGATGTGCACCGTGTCCGAATCGTATGACGACATACAGTCTCACCCTTCCGACCCTCAAGGACTATCCTGATCTTCTCCTCAGCCGTAAACTTCCGCCGGGTCTGCCGCCGGATCTCCTTCGCCACAGCTTCTGGCCTCTGATTCTGCTTCCCACTCATCGGACACTCCTTTCGCTAAGACCAACATACTAAAACTACGTCTTAACCAAAAGCCTGTCCGCGTATGACTTTAGCTGAACCGACACAGCCTCTCATAACATATCCATTATAATCCTTGTTAAGATACTAAAGGATTGACAACGACTGCCGATAGATTTGTTGTCTAGTAGAATTCTAGACTGAACCAGAAGGGGGCGCACTGCACTTGCGGGGCTAATAGAGACATCACCCAGGGCTAATAGACATCACCCGTTGAAATCGATTGTGGCTCACCTATTGTCATCGACGGAAGGTGGGCGACAAAAACTCGAATGAAATAAAATGCCAACGCTGATGGAGTAATTTCTAGGCGTTGGATATTGAAACAAACCCTACACCCCGCTCACGGGGTGTGAGGAATTCACAATCTAAACGGAGGTGGAGAAATGGCAGTAGAAAAAGCAATCGGGTCATCCAGTCTGGTTGAAGTCGTCGACCGGATCCTGGACAAGGGTATCGTCATCGATGCCTGGGTGAGAGTCTCTCTGGTAGGCATTGAACTGCT
This is a stretch of genomic DNA from Candidatus Zixiibacteriota bacterium. It encodes these proteins:
- the gvpA gene encoding gas vesicle structural protein GvpA (There are 14 genes on the gvp gene cluster in halophilic archaea. The product of gvpA is a structural component of gas vesicles, which provide buoyancy to cells and promote flotation. It has been reported that the products of gvpAO and gvpFGJKLM represent the minimal set required for gas vesicle formation in halophilic archaea.), with product MAVEKAIGSSSLVEVVDRILDKGIVIDAWVRVSLVGIELLAVEARVVVASVETYLKYAEAIGLTATAA